A region from the Arachis ipaensis cultivar K30076 chromosome B01, Araip1.1, whole genome shotgun sequence genome encodes:
- the LOC110265298 gene encoding uncharacterized protein LOC110265298, whose product MTEEKKVIVRDLGFGGLMHIPPLRVDHQLLRELANNFKLGENKLKTGYGSFQITPKTIGDALGINATGNLFPEKVEYKQLSDDDKIIYRRFQGKTLKSLTNEMMEIGVGSEEELLMFKRIFILYIQMAFLLPTTINKILPVHLAPIFKMDGISERNWGGHVLTFIIKGITDYQEKKKKARRGLKDHQSLGLRTGLRSSW is encoded by the exons ATGACTGAGGAGAAGAAGGTAATTGTCAGGGATCTCGGATTTGGAGGGttgatgcacatcccaccactaAGGGTGGATCACCAACTCTTAAGGGAACTGGCAAACAACTTCAAACTTGGGGAGAACAAACTGAAGACAGGATATGGTTCTTTCCAAATAACACCAAAGACAATAGgtgatgcgcttggcatcaatgcaacag gaaaTCTGTTTCCTGAGAAAGTTGAGTATAAGCAACTTTCTGACGATGACAAAATAATTTatagaagattccagggtaagaccctcaaaagtcttaccAATGAAATGATGGAAATCGGCGTTGGCAGCGAAGAGGAACTCCTGATGTTCAAGAGGATATTCATCCTCTAcatacagatggcgttccttttgCCAACGACGATAAACAAAATATTACCTGTGCACCTGGCCCCAATTTTTAAGATGGACGGCATATCGGAGAGAAACTGGGGGGGACATGTTTTGACCTTCATAATCAAGGGCATCACAGACTaccaggagaagaagaagaag gcaagaagagggctgaaagaccACCAAAGTCTTGGATTGCGAACTGGACTAAGGAGCAGTTGGTGA
- the LOC110267413 gene encoding protein PXR1-like, protein MLLAKISHVSGDCEDGGDKSKRKNEKKGKKRKKKQEIKKNKKRKASPTSSSETETATDSDTSTSKSETQQDSEDSARKHPSKKGKKMDSRKRKQRQEEPDSDSESESEQSDESEESSPAEKEKEKKKTKTTPKK, encoded by the exons atgctgctagctaaaatatctcatgtttcaggggattgtgaagatggcggagacaagagcaagagaaaaaatgaaaaaaaaggaaaaaaaagaaaaaaaaaacaagaaataaaaaaaaacaaaaaaaggaaggCGAGTCCAACATCGTCTTCGGAGACAGAAACAGCTACTGACAGTGACACTTCTACCTCTAAGTCTGAGACTCAAcaagactcagaggattcagcAAGAAAACACCCcagcaaaaaggggaaaaa AATGGACTCCAGAAAAAGAAAGCAGAGGCAAGAGGAGCcagattctgattcagaatctgaatctgaacaaagtgatga GAGCGAAGAATCATCACCtgcagagaaggagaaggagaagaaaaaaacaaaaacaacaccaaaaaagtaa
- the LOC107626175 gene encoding extra-large guanine nucleotide-binding protein 1 has protein sequence MSIPMAHPMPAPANCSTRFSKELKPYGTEPASSPASMRAFNRSSNAGSGDGNTTVSPTSVIAFEHGAGRSNDAGEFSSEEHSHELRNLHGVKESSDFNDSNWAFTDSLLSLDFESSSQSSAKNADFNDEREYACDVKRAPILTFTVNNDSDNDVDGDGNRNEALVDECEPVKPASVTKGNKGLCYRCFKGSRFTEKEVCLVCSAKYCGNCVLDAMGSMPEGRKCVDCIGYPIDESKRESLGKCSRIFRRLLNELEVRQIMKAERFCEVNQLPPEYICVNGRPLSFEELVTLQNCAAPPKKLKPGSYWYDKVSGLWGEEGQKPCRIISPHLNVGGPIKPDASNGNTQVYINGREITKVELRMLQLAGVQCAGNPHFWVNEDGSYQEEGQKNIRGNIWGKSGTKLVCALLSLPVPSKCSILCGERTSSPVSKRVPDYLEHGIVQKLLLVGYGGSGTSTIFKQAKILYKDIPFSKEERESIKLTIQTNVYSYIGLLLEGRERFEEESLWNMKKRQSDVLDSSTGVSSNNKTIYSIGTRLKAFSDWLLRTMASGKLDAIFPAATREYAPLIEEMWSSAAIKATYKRRREIEMLPSVASYFLERVVEILRADYEPSDLDILYAEGVTSSNGLACVEFSFPPSAPEETVDTIGLHDSFARYQLITAHARGIGENCKWLEMLEDVGMVVFSVALSDYDQFSAEGNGCITNKMLSSRKLFETIVTHPTFEKI, from the exons ATGTCTATTCCGATGGCGCATCCGATGCCGGCGCCGGCGAACTGCAGCACGAGATTCTCCAAGGAGCTCAAACCGTACGGCACAGAACCAGCGTCTTCTCCTGCTTCCATGAGAGCTTTCAACCGAAGCAGCAACGCCGGTTCCGGCGACGGCAATACCACCGTGTCTCCGACCTCTGTGATCGCCTTCGAACACGGCGCCGGTCGGAGCAACGACGCGGGCGAGTTCAGCAGCGAGGAACACTCGCACGAGTTGAGAAACTTGCATGGCGTGAAGGAGAGTTCAGATTTCAACGATTCAAATTGGGCGTTCACCGATTCCTTATTGAGTTTGGATTTCGAATCGTCTAGTCAGTCATCTGCAAAGAACGCAGATTTTAACGACGAACGTGAATATGCGTGTGATGTTAAACGTGCACCTATTCTTACTTTCACTGTTAATAATGATTCAGATAATGATGTTGATGGTGATGGTAATCGTAATGAAGCTTTGGTCGATGAATGTGAACCGGTTAAGCCGGCTTCTGTGACTAAAGGAAACAAAGGTTTGTGCTACCGGTGTTTCAAGGGTAGCAGGTTCACGGAGAAAGAGGTGTGTCTGGTTTGTTCTGCAAAGTATTGTGGGAATTGCGTGCTTGATGCTATGGGTTCAATGCCTGAAGGAAGAAAGTGTGTTGATTGTATTGGTTATCCAATTGATGAGTCTAAAAGAGAGAGTTTAGGGAAGTGCTCTAGGATTTTCAGGAGGTTGCTTAATGAGTTGGAGGTTCGGCAGATAATGAAGGCTGAGAGGTTTTGTGAGGTGAATCAACTTCCTCCGGAGTATATTTGTGTCAATGGGAGGCCACTTTCGTTTGAGGAACTGGTTACGTTGCAGAACTGCGCTGCTCCTCCGAAGAAGCTTAAGCCGGGGAGTTATTGGTATGATAAAGTATCTGGTCTTTGGGGAGAG GAAGGACAGAAGCCTTGCAGAATTATCAGTCCCCATCTGAATGTTGGGGGTCCAATCAAGCCGGATGCTAGCAATGGGAACACGCAGGTTTACATCAATGGCAGGGAAATAACAAAAGTCGAGCTCCGAATGTTGCAG TTGGCAGGAGTTCAATGCGCTGGTAACCCACATTTTTGGGTTAATGAGGATGGTTCATACCAagaagagggacagaaaaatataAGAGGGAATATATGGGGAAAG TCTGGAACGAAGCTTGTATGTGCTTTACTGTCCCTGCCAGTTCCTTCTAAATGTTCAATTTTGTGTGGGGAACGAACCTCCAGTCCAGTTAGCAAAAGAGTTCCTGATTACCTTGAGCATGGAATAGTTCAGAAGCTCCTCTTAGTTGGCTATGGTGGATCTGGAACAAGTACTATTTTTAAGCAG GCCAAGATACTTTACAAAGACATCCCTTTCTCAAAAGAAGAACGTGAAAGTATAAAGTTGACCATTCAAACGAACGTATATTCCTATATTGGCTTACTACTTGAAGGTCGTGAGCGTTTTGAGGAAGAAAGTCTGTGGAATATGAAGAAAAGACAATCTGATGTACTTGATTCTTCTACAG GAGTCAGTTCAAACAACAAGACAATCTATTCCATTGGCACAAGGCTAAAAGCTTTCTCTGATTGGCTGCTGAGAACTATGGCTTCGGGCAAACTTGATGCCATCTTTCCTGCAGCTACTCGTGAATATGCACCATTGATTGAGGAGATGTGGAGTAGTGCAGCCATTAAGGCTACctacaaaagaagaagagaaatagaaATGCTACCAAGTGTTGCTAGTTATTTCTTAGAGCGG GTTGTTGAGATATTGAGGGCTGATTATGAGCCATCAGATTTAGATATTCTCTATGCTGAAGGAGTTACTTCATCCAATGGACTGGCTTGTGTGGAGTTCTCATTTCCCCCATCAGCTCCTGAGGAAACTGTTGATACCATCGGTTTACATGATTCTTTTGCTAG GTATCAACTAATTACAGCGCATGCAAGAGGAATAGGAGAAAATTGCAAGTGGCTAGAGATGTTAGAGGATGTTGGCATGGTCGTCTTCTCTGTTGCCTTGAGTGACTACGATCAATTTTCTGCCGAAGGAAATGGTTGCATCACTAACAAGATGTTATCAAGCAGGAAGCTTTTTGAAACCATTGTTACTCATCCAACTTTTGAGAAAAT CTGA